A DNA window from Camelina sativa cultivar DH55 chromosome 17, Cs, whole genome shotgun sequence contains the following coding sequences:
- the LOC104755772 gene encoding uncharacterized protein LOC104755772, translated as EDSLGGRVKVVDARHAVRFDKTVQPFVVKPLRLGEFFNSLISPEKGSKVICGHALNVGTSLTFVGEAVRDKAGNLMIQKSEEQRLMVFSEEGSFDKMVANMKSDSEFYIFYSKIFGTIAVAIVVMYGVDFVRKVVLPYVRKKRAENAESDSEDDL; from the exons GAAGACAGTTTGGGGGGTCGGGTGAAAGTAGTGGATGCTCGACATGCTGTAAGATTTGATAAAACTGTACAACCGTTTGTAGTGAAGCCACTACGTCTAGGTGAATTCTTCAACAGTCTTATTTCACCTGAAAAAGGCTCTAAG GTGATCTGTGGGCACGCTCTTAATGTTGGTACCTCCTTGACTTTTGTTGGTGAG GCTGTTAGAGACAAAGCTGGTAATCTCATGATTCAAAAATCCGAGGAACAGCGTTTAATGGTCTTCAGTGAAGAGGGATCCTTTGATAAAATGGTTGCAAACATGAAGTCAGATTCAGA GTTTTATATTTTCTACTCGAAGATCTTTGGAACTATTGCTGTGGCTATAGTGGTCATGTATGGTGTGGATTTTGTGAGAAAGGTTGTGTTACCATACGTGCGGAAGAAGAGAGCAGAGAATGCTGAATCCGATAGCGAAGATGATTTATag
- the LOC104755771 gene encoding 65-kDa microtubule-associated protein 7-like codes for MLEIESPTSLCFRSNTTCNTLLRELQKIWVDIGESDAEKDRMLMELEMECLQIYRRKVDEAANSKAKLHQSIVSIEAEIASLMAALGVLNIHSPIKAEKGSKSLKEKLDVVTPLVEDLRLQKDERMKQFVDIKAQIEKMSGEISGYNGQLNKAMLGSLTLDEQDLTLRKLNEYQTHLRSLQKEKSDRLNKVLDYVNEVHSLCGVLGVDFGQTVSEVHPSLHRTDHEQSTNISDDTLDGLQHMIQKLKTERRVRFQKLKDVMGSLFELWDLMDTPQEERVKFERVSFVVRSYESDITEPNILSTETIEQVTAEVDCFNKLKSSRMKELVMKRRTELENLCRLTHIEPDTSTSLEKSTALIDSGLVDPSELLANIEVHINKIKEEAHSRKEIIDRIDRWLSACEEENWLEEYNQDETRYSAGRDGHVNLKHAERARITVNKIPSMVDNLIKKTLLWEDETQKSFLYDGVRLVSILEDYKLTRKQQEEEKKRYRDQKKMQDLLLKRRESIYGSRPSPRRINSVKKDALVPPTPRRNSAGATNTDIMTPRSYSSHRQNGYFKEVRRLSPAPLNFVAIPKEDSASTYNSVYGSEPDSPLYN; via the exons ATGCTGGAGATTGAAAGCCCTACAAGTCTCTGTTTTCGTTCAAACACTACTTGTAATACTCTGCTTCGCGAGCTTCAG AAAATATGGGTTGATATTGGTGAGAGTGATGCTGAGAAAGACCGGATGCTTATGGAATTGGAGATGGAATGTCTCCAAATTTACAGAAGAAAAGTGGATGAGGCTGCAAATTCTAAGGCGAAGCTTCATCAATCTATTGTATCAATTGAAGCTGAGATAGCTTCTTTAATGGCTGCTCTTGGAGTCTTAAACATCCATTCACCG atcaaagcagagaaaggttCAAAATCATTGAAAGAAAAGCTTGATGTTGTGACGCCTCTTGTTGAGGACTTGAGATTGCAAAAAGATGAAAGAATGAAGCAATTTGTGGATATAAAAGCGCAGATTGAGAAGATGAGTGGTGAAATCTCTGGATACAATGGCCAACTCAACAAAGCCATGCTTGGTTCTTTGACTCTTGATGAACAAGACTTGACTCTTAGGAAACTTAATGAGTATCAAACACATCTCCGCTCGCTCCAGAAGGAGAAG TCGGATCGTCTGAACAAGGTTTTGGATTATGTGAATGAGGTGCACAGTCTATGTGGTGTTCTTGGAGTAGATTTTGGTCAAACTGTTAGCGAGGTTCATCCGAGCTTGCATAGGACTGACCATGAGCAGTCTACAAACATTAGTGATGATACATTGGATGGCCTACAACACATGATTCAGAAGCTGAAAACGGAAAGAAGAGTCCGCTTTCAAAAG TTAAAGGATGTAATGGGATCACTTTTCGAGCTATGGGATCTAATGGACACACCTCAGGAAGAGAGAGTAAAATTTGAAAGAGTCAGTTTTGTTGTAAGATCATATGAATCTGATATCACTGAGCCAAATATCCTTTCTACTGAAACAATTGAACAG GTGACTGCAGAAGTAGACTGTTTCAATAAGCTGAAATCTAGCAGAATGAAGGAGCTTGTGATGAAAAGAAGGACTGAGTTAGAGAATCTTTGTAGATTGACTCACATTGAGCCTGATACAAGCACATCGCTTGAGAAGTCAACTGCTTTGATTGATTCTG GATTAGTGGACCCTTCAGAGCTTCTTGCAAATATTGAGGTgcatataaacaaaatcaaagaagaggCACATAGCCGGAAAGAAATAATTGATAGGATTGATCGCTGGCTATCTGCCTGTGAAGAGGAAAACTGGCTAGAAGAATACAATCAG GATGAAACCCGGTATAGTGCTGGAAGAGATGGACACGTAAATCTCAAGCACGCAGAACGAGCCCGGATCACAGTAAACAAGATCCCAT CAATGGTTGACAATCTCATCAAGAAAACGCTTTTGTGGGAGGATGAAACACAGAAATCATTTCTATATGATGGT GTTCGGTTGGTATCTATACTTGAAGATTATAAACTGACAAGGAAACAAcaggaagaggaaaagaaacgATACCGG GATCAAAAGAAGATGCAGGATCTTTTATTAAAGCGGAGGGAATCCATTTATGGATCAAGACCGAGTCCAAGAAGAATCAACAGTGTAAAAAAGGATGCATTGGTGCCTCCTACGCCTCGCAGAAACTCAGCTGGAGCAACAAATACCGACATTATGACCCCAAGATCTTACTCGAGCCATCGCCAAAACGGATATTTCAAGGAAGTAAGGAGACTCTCACCAGCGCCGTTGAACTTTGTGGCCATACCAAAGGAAGATTCTGCCTCTACATACAATTCGGTTTACGGCTCTGAACCAGATTCACCGTTATATAACTAA
- the LOC104755773 gene encoding purple acid phosphatase 3: protein MAASKHKPVNLIVYVCSLIVILSTHSSMGELRRLFQPTKPDGTVSFLVIGDWGRKGSYNQSQVALQMGEIGEKSDIDFVVSTGDNFYDNGLTSFHDLLFQDSFTNIYTASSLQKPWYSVLGNHDYRGDAKAQLSPMLRALDHRWFCMRSFIVNAEIVDFLFVDTTPFVDKYFIQPNKHVYDWSGVLPRQAYLNNLLKEVDVALKESLAKWKIVIGHHTIKSAGHHGNTIELEKHILPILQANEVDIYLNGHDHCLEHISSMDSKIQFMTSGGGSKAWKGGDVNYVNPQEMRFYYDGQGFMSVHVSEAELSVVFYDVFGHVLHHWKTYKDVLYSAS, encoded by the exons atGGCTGCCTCAAAACACAAACCTGTAAATTTGATAGTCTACGTTTGTAGTTTGATTGTTATACTTTCCACACATAGTTCCATGGGGGAACTCCGGAGGCTATTTCAGCCGACAAAACCCGATGGTACAGTAAGCTTTCTAGTCATCGGAGACTGGGGGAGAAAAGGCTCATATAACCAGTCCCAAGTAGCTCTTCAG atgGGAGAAATCGGAGAGAAATCAGATATCGATTTTGTAGTATCTACTGGAGATAACTTCTACGACAATGGGTTAACCAGCTTTCACGATCTTCTATTTCAAGATTCTTTTACCAACATTTATACCGCTTCGAGTTTGCAGAAACCTTGGTATAGTG TTTTAGGAAATCATGACTATAGAGGTGACGCAAAGGCACAACTTAGCCCCATGCTCAGGGCTTTGGACCACAGGTGGTTTTGCATGAGATCTTTCATTGTAAATGCTG AGATCGTCGATTTTTTGTTCGTGGACACAACTCCATTCGTCGATAAATACTTTATCCAACCAAATAAGCATGTTTATGACTGGAGCGGCGTATTGCCTAGGCAGGCATATCTGAACAATCTCTTAAAG GAAGTCGACGTGGCATTGAAAGAGTCACTTGCAAAGTGGAAAATAGTGATTGGTCACCATACGATTAAAAGCGCAGGCCACCACGGGAACACCATTGAGTTGGAGAAGCACATTTTACCTATTCTTCaa GCAAATGAAGTGGATATCTACCTCAACGGGCATGATCATTGCTTGGAACACATAAGCAGCATGGACAG TAAAATACAATTTATGACAAGTGGAGGTGGATCCAAGGCGTGGAAAGGAGGTGACGTGAACTACGTGAACCCACAAGAGATGAGGTTTTACTACGATGGACAAGGATTCATGTCGGTTCACGTTTCAGAAGCTGAACTGAGTGTCGTGTTTTATGATGTCTTTGGACACGTTTTGCATCACTGGAAGACTTACAAGGATGTGCTTTATTCCGCTTCTTAA